The following coding sequences are from one Arachis hypogaea cultivar Tifrunner chromosome 7, arahy.Tifrunner.gnm2.J5K5, whole genome shotgun sequence window:
- the LOC112702778 gene encoding uncharacterized protein: MWRSWSTNNSTVRISSSSSSPTFSPSPLFSCSSFKDVESLCLEDSNQLQINAPQPQLCSSPTNKRVSSIFHRVTLANSLVRSWSNHTQPPRQQPPPPPQPPPPPKPARTLSLPSPRRKEKHHHETEPNLQPQNHKTAKQNTENAPLYIPGTEQRVVVYFTSLRVVRHTFKSCRTVLSILTGFRVPIDERDVSMDSSFLTELGRILGPDGPNKLPCVFIGGRYVGGEEEVICMNETGELKQLLEGLPKADTGECHVCGGQRFVLCDECDGSRKVYTEKNGVITCGKCNENGLLRCPICFAESPIFSP, encoded by the coding sequence ATGTGGCGATCGTGGAGCACCAACAACTCAACGGTCCGGATCTCTTCATCGTCATCGTCCCCTACcttttctccttctcctctcttctcctgTTCCTCCTTCAAGGACGTTGAATCCCTCTGCCTCGAAGATTCTAACCAATTACAAATCAACGCCCCCCAACCCCAACTCTGTTCCTCGCCAACCAACAAAAGAGTATCCTCCATCTTCCACCGAGTCACACTCGCCAACTCGCTCGTCCGCTCCTGGTCAAATCACACTCAACCCCCCCGCCAACAACCACCTCcgccaccacaaccaccaccaccacccaaaCCTGCCAGGACCTTATCCTTACCCTCTCCCAGACGCAAAGAAAAACATCATCATGAAACCGAACCCAACctccaaccacaaaaccacaaaaccGCCAAACAAAATACCGAAAATGCCCCTCTTTACATACCTGGCACGGAGCAGCGCGTGGTGGTCTACTTCACGTCCCTACGCGTTGTGAGGCACACGTTCAAGTCCTGCAGGACGGTCCTCTCGATCCTCACCGGCTTCCGAGTCCCCATCGACGAGCGTGACGTGTCAATGGACTCGAGCTTTCTAACCGAGTTGGGCCGCATATTGGGCCCGGACGGGCCCAATAAGCTTCCGTGTGTGTTCATAGGAGGAAGATACGTTGGGGGAGAAGAGGAGGTGATCTGCATGAACGAGACCGGGGAGCTGAAGCAGCTTCTGGAAGGTTTGCCCAAGGCGGATACAGGTGAGTGCCACGTGTGCGGTGGTCAGAGGTTCGTTCTGTGCGACGAGTGTGACGGTAGCAGGAAAGTATATACGGAGAAGAATGGAGTCATAACTTGTGGCAAGTGCAACGAGAATGGATTACTCAGGTGCCCTATTTGTTTCGCTGAATCACCTATATTCTCCCCAtga
- the LOC112702779 gene encoding uncharacterized protein gives MVVVIVDLDNNNLDCVLFGDMVDQIVPHLENGRVEPLIVMLQFFKPSRWNDKVSVQSHFDVSKIHVNPDMKEVHDFRKSLLGSVTSNSVRISQVSGHGVQSGAAELKRGGVVVKSIEDALNSIKEGPIWTVGTIVSINAGNNDWFYKSCRKCLKKVETPIGNRYECSKCGHTHGSASLRYKVEVMAYDGTGSITMLMWDRETTQLIGRQAKQIKDEDCLEGECYPPTLDNMMDKKLLFKINVKTANINKHDQVYTITKICDDEDIVEKNCPYGIHQQFF, from the exons ATGGTGGTTGTGATAGTAGACCTAGA TAACAACAATCTTGATTGTGTGTTATTTGGTGACATGGTCGATCAAATAGTTCCCCATCTTGAAAATGGCAGGGTTGAACCACTGATAGTGATGTTGCAGTTCTTTAAACCTAGCCGATGGAATG ATAAGGTATCGGTTCAGAGCCACTTTGATGTCTCTAAAATACATGTTAATCCTGACATGAAGGAAGTACATGATTTTCGGAAAAG CTTGCTTGGCAGTGTAACCTCTAATTCGGTCAGGATTAGTCAGGTATCCGGTCATGGTGTGCAATCTGGTGCTGCAGAACTGAAAAGAGGAGGTGTCGTAGTGAAATCAATAGAGGACGCACTCAACTCAATAAAG GAAGGTCCTATATGGACTGTCGGAACCATTGTCTCTATCAATGCTGGCAACAACGATTGGTTTTATAAATCGTGTAGGAAGTGTCTAAAGAAAGTAGAAACCCCAATTGGAAATCGATATGAATGTTCCAAGTGTGGTCACACACATGGCAGTGCATCCCTTAG GTACAAGGTTGAAGTTATGGCCTATGATGGAACAGGAAGTATAACTATGCTAATGTGGGATAGAGAAACAACACAGCTTATAGGGAGGCAAGCTAAACAAATCAAGGATGAAGAT TGTTTGGAAGGGGAATGTTACCCCCCAACTCTTGATAACATGATGGATAAAAAGTTactctttaaaattaatgtcaaaacAGCCAACATCAACAAGCATGACCAGGTTTACACTATCACGAAGATATGTGACGATGAAGACATTGTAGAAAAAAATTGCCCCTATGGAATTCATCAGCAATTCTTTTGA